Proteins from one Cicer arietinum cultivar CDC Frontier isolate Library 1 chromosome 3, Cicar.CDCFrontier_v2.0, whole genome shotgun sequence genomic window:
- the LOC101502736 gene encoding uncharacterized protein isoform X4 — translation MSNSPSPKMKKKQKRRRKKKNKVGKENNNLNIENSTTIDLNPILPEENLSEFKDKVGAEDALANGMKQKKRRKKKNKVQQENNNLNCNQTCDIKNSETTDLNSRLQEENLSEFKEKVVAEDALANEQKRRRKKKNKNKVQQENNNLNCMETSDFEKSTNGINNLSPESTTELKSNGDPQENNKLNCKKTCDIEKSTIDINNNSSPKSKRKRKRNGDPQESNKLNSKKTCDIKMSTIDGPKALQIPPTGISVGCLKKKLLVLDVNGLLADIVPSPRPKDIKADAIIAKKALFKRPFYKEFLNFCFEKFDVAVWSSRLGVNVKLVVDYLMGKMKQKLIFCWDLSHCTHTGFNTLEDKYKPLVVKDLRKIWEKHDPNLPWKKGYYNESNTLLLDDSPYKGLLNPPYNSIFPHSFTYKNQDDKSLAVGGDLREYLEGLANAEDMLKYVEQHPFGQERLTEESKSWNFYSKVIDKLSAGQPKRSGVL, via the exons ATGAGTAATTCTCCTTCTccaaagatgaagaaaaaacaaaagagaagacggaagaagaagaataaagttgggaaagaaaataataacttGAACATTGAAAATTCTACGACAATAG ATTTAAATCCTATATTACCAGAAGAAAATCTCTCAGAATTCAAAGATAAGGTTGGAGCAGAAGATGCATTGGCAAATG gtatgaaacaaaaaaaaagacggaagaagaagaataaagtTCAGCAAGAAAATAATAACTTGAACTGTAATCAGACTTGTGACATTAAAAACTCTGAGACAACAG ATTTAAATTCTAGACTACAAGAAGAAAATCTCTCAGAATTCAAAGAGAAGGTTGTAGCAGAAGATGCATTGGCAAATG AACAAAAGAGAAGAcggaagaagaagaataagaatAAGGTTCAGCAAGAAAATAATAACTTGAACTGTATGGAGACTAGTGATTTTGAAAAGTCTACAAATG GTATAAATAACCTTTCTCCAGAGAGTACGACAGAACTGAAGAGTAATGGAGATCCGCAAGAAAATAATAAGTTGAACTGTAAGAAGACTTGTGACATTGAAAAGTCTACGATAG ATATTAATAATAACTCTTCTCCAAAGAGTAAGAGAAAACGGAAGAGGAATGGAGACCCGCAAGAAAGTAATAAGTTAAACAGTAAGAAGACTTGTGACATTAAAATGTCTACTATAG ATGGGCCAAAGGCTTTGCAAATTCCTCCAACTGGAATATCTGTTGGATGTTTGAAGAAGAAGCTTCTTGTTCTTGATGTCAACGGGCTTCTTGCTGACATAGTTCCTTCGCCCCGTCCAAAGGATATAAAAGCAGATGCAATCATTGCAAAGAAAGCAT TATTCAAGAGGCCTTTTTATAAAGAGTTTCTTAACTTCTGCTTCGAGAAATTTGATGTGGCTGTGTGGTCTTCAAGACTTGG GGTAAATGTCAAACTTGTCGTTGATTATTTGATGGGAAAGATGAAACAGAAGTTGATTTTCTGTTGG GATCTTTCACATTGTACTCACACGGGTTTCAACACTCTTGAAGACAAGTACAAGCCGCTAGTTGTTAAGGATCTGAGGAAAATTTGGGAGAAGCATGATCCTAATCTTCCTTGGAAGAAGGGATACTACAATGAATCAAATACGTTGCTCTTGGATGACTCTCCCTACAAGGGGTTACTTAACCCT CCATATAACTCAATCTTTCCGCATTCATTCACTTATAAGAATCAGGACGACAAATCATTAG CTGTTGGAGGTGATCTACGTGAATATCTGGAAGGATTAGCAAATGCTGAAGATATGTTGAAGTATGTTGAGCAGCACCCATTTGGTCAAGAGCGTTTAACTGAAGAAAGTAAATCTTGGAACTTTTACTCAAAGGTTATTGATAAGCTTTCTGCCGGTCAACCTAAGCGTTCTGGTGTTTTATAA
- the LOC101502736 gene encoding uncharacterized protein isoform X2, whose translation MSNSPSPKMKKKQKRRRKKKNKVGKENNNLNIENSTTIDLNPILPEENLSEFKDKVGAEDALANGMKQKKRRKKKNKVQQENNNLNCNQTCDIKNSETTDLNSRLQEENLSEFKEKVVAEDALANGMNNSSPMIITEQKRRRKKKNKNKVQQENNNLNCMETSDFEKSTNGINNLSPESTTELKSNGDPQENNKLNCKKTCDIEKSTIDINNNSSPKSKRKRKRNGDPQESNKLNSKKTCDIKMSTIDGPKALQIPPTGISVGCLKKKLLVLDVNGLLADIVPSPRPKDIKADAIIAKKALFKRPFYKEFLNFCFEKFDVAVWSSRLGVNVKLVVDYLMGKMKQKLIFCWDLSHCTHTGFNTLEDKYKPLVVKDLRKIWEKHDPNLPWKKGYYNESNTLLLDDSPYKGLLNPPYNSIFPHSFTYKNQDDKSLAVGGDLREYLEGLANAEDMLKYVEQHPFGQERLTEESKSWNFYSKVIDKLSAGQPKRSGVL comes from the exons ATGAGTAATTCTCCTTCTccaaagatgaagaaaaaacaaaagagaagacggaagaagaagaataaagttgggaaagaaaataataacttGAACATTGAAAATTCTACGACAATAG ATTTAAATCCTATATTACCAGAAGAAAATCTCTCAGAATTCAAAGATAAGGTTGGAGCAGAAGATGCATTGGCAAATG gtatgaaacaaaaaaaaagacggaagaagaagaataaagtTCAGCAAGAAAATAATAACTTGAACTGTAATCAGACTTGTGACATTAAAAACTCTGAGACAACAG ATTTAAATTCTAGACTACAAGAAGAAAATCTCTCAGAATTCAAAGAGAAGGTTGTAGCAGAAGATGCATTGGCAAATG GTATGAATAACTCTTCTCCAATGATTATAACAGAACAAAAGAGAAGAcggaagaagaagaataagaatAAGGTTCAGCAAGAAAATAATAACTTGAACTGTATGGAGACTAGTGATTTTGAAAAGTCTACAAATG GTATAAATAACCTTTCTCCAGAGAGTACGACAGAACTGAAGAGTAATGGAGATCCGCAAGAAAATAATAAGTTGAACTGTAAGAAGACTTGTGACATTGAAAAGTCTACGATAG ATATTAATAATAACTCTTCTCCAAAGAGTAAGAGAAAACGGAAGAGGAATGGAGACCCGCAAGAAAGTAATAAGTTAAACAGTAAGAAGACTTGTGACATTAAAATGTCTACTATAG ATGGGCCAAAGGCTTTGCAAATTCCTCCAACTGGAATATCTGTTGGATGTTTGAAGAAGAAGCTTCTTGTTCTTGATGTCAACGGGCTTCTTGCTGACATAGTTCCTTCGCCCCGTCCAAAGGATATAAAAGCAGATGCAATCATTGCAAAGAAAGCAT TATTCAAGAGGCCTTTTTATAAAGAGTTTCTTAACTTCTGCTTCGAGAAATTTGATGTGGCTGTGTGGTCTTCAAGACTTGG GGTAAATGTCAAACTTGTCGTTGATTATTTGATGGGAAAGATGAAACAGAAGTTGATTTTCTGTTGG GATCTTTCACATTGTACTCACACGGGTTTCAACACTCTTGAAGACAAGTACAAGCCGCTAGTTGTTAAGGATCTGAGGAAAATTTGGGAGAAGCATGATCCTAATCTTCCTTGGAAGAAGGGATACTACAATGAATCAAATACGTTGCTCTTGGATGACTCTCCCTACAAGGGGTTACTTAACCCT CCATATAACTCAATCTTTCCGCATTCATTCACTTATAAGAATCAGGACGACAAATCATTAG CTGTTGGAGGTGATCTACGTGAATATCTGGAAGGATTAGCAAATGCTGAAGATATGTTGAAGTATGTTGAGCAGCACCCATTTGGTCAAGAGCGTTTAACTGAAGAAAGTAAATCTTGGAACTTTTACTCAAAGGTTATTGATAAGCTTTCTGCCGGTCAACCTAAGCGTTCTGGTGTTTTATAA
- the LOC101502736 gene encoding uncharacterized protein isoform X3, with product MSNSPSPKMKKKQKRRRKKKNKVGKENNNLNIENSTTIDLNPILPEENLSEFKDKVGAEDALANGMKQKKRRKKKNKVQQENNNLNCNQTCDIKNSETTDLNSRLQEENLSEFKEKVVAEDALANEQKRRRKKKNKNKVQQENNNLNCMETSDFEKSTNDIAGINNLSPESTTELKSNGDPQENNKLNCKKTCDIEKSTIDINNNSSPKSKRKRKRNGDPQESNKLNSKKTCDIKMSTIDGPKALQIPPTGISVGCLKKKLLVLDVNGLLADIVPSPRPKDIKADAIIAKKALFKRPFYKEFLNFCFEKFDVAVWSSRLGVNVKLVVDYLMGKMKQKLIFCWDLSHCTHTGFNTLEDKYKPLVVKDLRKIWEKHDPNLPWKKGYYNESNTLLLDDSPYKGLLNPPYNSIFPHSFTYKNQDDKSLAVGGDLREYLEGLANAEDMLKYVEQHPFGQERLTEESKSWNFYSKVIDKLSAGQPKRSGVL from the exons ATGAGTAATTCTCCTTCTccaaagatgaagaaaaaacaaaagagaagacggaagaagaagaataaagttgggaaagaaaataataacttGAACATTGAAAATTCTACGACAATAG ATTTAAATCCTATATTACCAGAAGAAAATCTCTCAGAATTCAAAGATAAGGTTGGAGCAGAAGATGCATTGGCAAATG gtatgaaacaaaaaaaaagacggaagaagaagaataaagtTCAGCAAGAAAATAATAACTTGAACTGTAATCAGACTTGTGACATTAAAAACTCTGAGACAACAG ATTTAAATTCTAGACTACAAGAAGAAAATCTCTCAGAATTCAAAGAGAAGGTTGTAGCAGAAGATGCATTGGCAAATG AACAAAAGAGAAGAcggaagaagaagaataagaatAAGGTTCAGCAAGAAAATAATAACTTGAACTGTATGGAGACTAGTGATTTTGAAAAGTCTACAAATG ATATCGCAGGTATAAATAACCTTTCTCCAGAGAGTACGACAGAACTGAAGAGTAATGGAGATCCGCAAGAAAATAATAAGTTGAACTGTAAGAAGACTTGTGACATTGAAAAGTCTACGATAG ATATTAATAATAACTCTTCTCCAAAGAGTAAGAGAAAACGGAAGAGGAATGGAGACCCGCAAGAAAGTAATAAGTTAAACAGTAAGAAGACTTGTGACATTAAAATGTCTACTATAG ATGGGCCAAAGGCTTTGCAAATTCCTCCAACTGGAATATCTGTTGGATGTTTGAAGAAGAAGCTTCTTGTTCTTGATGTCAACGGGCTTCTTGCTGACATAGTTCCTTCGCCCCGTCCAAAGGATATAAAAGCAGATGCAATCATTGCAAAGAAAGCAT TATTCAAGAGGCCTTTTTATAAAGAGTTTCTTAACTTCTGCTTCGAGAAATTTGATGTGGCTGTGTGGTCTTCAAGACTTGG GGTAAATGTCAAACTTGTCGTTGATTATTTGATGGGAAAGATGAAACAGAAGTTGATTTTCTGTTGG GATCTTTCACATTGTACTCACACGGGTTTCAACACTCTTGAAGACAAGTACAAGCCGCTAGTTGTTAAGGATCTGAGGAAAATTTGGGAGAAGCATGATCCTAATCTTCCTTGGAAGAAGGGATACTACAATGAATCAAATACGTTGCTCTTGGATGACTCTCCCTACAAGGGGTTACTTAACCCT CCATATAACTCAATCTTTCCGCATTCATTCACTTATAAGAATCAGGACGACAAATCATTAG CTGTTGGAGGTGATCTACGTGAATATCTGGAAGGATTAGCAAATGCTGAAGATATGTTGAAGTATGTTGAGCAGCACCCATTTGGTCAAGAGCGTTTAACTGAAGAAAGTAAATCTTGGAACTTTTACTCAAAGGTTATTGATAAGCTTTCTGCCGGTCAACCTAAGCGTTCTGGTGTTTTATAA
- the LOC101502736 gene encoding uncharacterized protein isoform X1, whose protein sequence is MSNSPSPKMKKKQKRRRKKKNKVGKENNNLNIENSTTIDLNPILPEENLSEFKDKVGAEDALANGMKQKKRRKKKNKVQQENNNLNCNQTCDIKNSETTDLNSRLQEENLSEFKEKVVAEDALANGMNNSSPMIITEQKRRRKKKNKNKVQQENNNLNCMETSDFEKSTNDIAGINNLSPESTTELKSNGDPQENNKLNCKKTCDIEKSTIDINNNSSPKSKRKRKRNGDPQESNKLNSKKTCDIKMSTIDGPKALQIPPTGISVGCLKKKLLVLDVNGLLADIVPSPRPKDIKADAIIAKKALFKRPFYKEFLNFCFEKFDVAVWSSRLGVNVKLVVDYLMGKMKQKLIFCWDLSHCTHTGFNTLEDKYKPLVVKDLRKIWEKHDPNLPWKKGYYNESNTLLLDDSPYKGLLNPPYNSIFPHSFTYKNQDDKSLAVGGDLREYLEGLANAEDMLKYVEQHPFGQERLTEESKSWNFYSKVIDKLSAGQPKRSGVL, encoded by the exons ATGAGTAATTCTCCTTCTccaaagatgaagaaaaaacaaaagagaagacggaagaagaagaataaagttgggaaagaaaataataacttGAACATTGAAAATTCTACGACAATAG ATTTAAATCCTATATTACCAGAAGAAAATCTCTCAGAATTCAAAGATAAGGTTGGAGCAGAAGATGCATTGGCAAATG gtatgaaacaaaaaaaaagacggaagaagaagaataaagtTCAGCAAGAAAATAATAACTTGAACTGTAATCAGACTTGTGACATTAAAAACTCTGAGACAACAG ATTTAAATTCTAGACTACAAGAAGAAAATCTCTCAGAATTCAAAGAGAAGGTTGTAGCAGAAGATGCATTGGCAAATG GTATGAATAACTCTTCTCCAATGATTATAACAGAACAAAAGAGAAGAcggaagaagaagaataagaatAAGGTTCAGCAAGAAAATAATAACTTGAACTGTATGGAGACTAGTGATTTTGAAAAGTCTACAAATG ATATCGCAGGTATAAATAACCTTTCTCCAGAGAGTACGACAGAACTGAAGAGTAATGGAGATCCGCAAGAAAATAATAAGTTGAACTGTAAGAAGACTTGTGACATTGAAAAGTCTACGATAG ATATTAATAATAACTCTTCTCCAAAGAGTAAGAGAAAACGGAAGAGGAATGGAGACCCGCAAGAAAGTAATAAGTTAAACAGTAAGAAGACTTGTGACATTAAAATGTCTACTATAG ATGGGCCAAAGGCTTTGCAAATTCCTCCAACTGGAATATCTGTTGGATGTTTGAAGAAGAAGCTTCTTGTTCTTGATGTCAACGGGCTTCTTGCTGACATAGTTCCTTCGCCCCGTCCAAAGGATATAAAAGCAGATGCAATCATTGCAAAGAAAGCAT TATTCAAGAGGCCTTTTTATAAAGAGTTTCTTAACTTCTGCTTCGAGAAATTTGATGTGGCTGTGTGGTCTTCAAGACTTGG GGTAAATGTCAAACTTGTCGTTGATTATTTGATGGGAAAGATGAAACAGAAGTTGATTTTCTGTTGG GATCTTTCACATTGTACTCACACGGGTTTCAACACTCTTGAAGACAAGTACAAGCCGCTAGTTGTTAAGGATCTGAGGAAAATTTGGGAGAAGCATGATCCTAATCTTCCTTGGAAGAAGGGATACTACAATGAATCAAATACGTTGCTCTTGGATGACTCTCCCTACAAGGGGTTACTTAACCCT CCATATAACTCAATCTTTCCGCATTCATTCACTTATAAGAATCAGGACGACAAATCATTAG CTGTTGGAGGTGATCTACGTGAATATCTGGAAGGATTAGCAAATGCTGAAGATATGTTGAAGTATGTTGAGCAGCACCCATTTGGTCAAGAGCGTTTAACTGAAGAAAGTAAATCTTGGAACTTTTACTCAAAGGTTATTGATAAGCTTTCTGCCGGTCAACCTAAGCGTTCTGGTGTTTTATAA